The Tenebrio molitor chromosome 5, icTenMoli1.1, whole genome shotgun sequence genome has a segment encoding these proteins:
- the l(2)gd1 gene encoding coiled-coil and C2 domain-containing protein 1-like isoform X2, protein MFSGKKAERSKKDRSGRDLSQFGIFDYSTPDLKLGVGVNDAEAEATDSDLEAELAALTGGGAPKPKRPPRKKIPDADLDAMVAESIKDIPSDEELSGDDDDPDLLNELSNITGEEPQEEEQASPEESSSDVGKLLNDRLKMYEEAERNAKAAGESSRARRFNRGLKTIKDLIKQANAGRSINNDDIPPEVSTGAKKPVSNDTNDSPTSPEPTRPAPPVPTEPEPVPEKTPEETPSPPPQVDTQVVEMLTERRNQYKIAALRAKKSGDNATAISYIKIAKQFETVIAAVMNGQPVDLSRMPEPPPDSSEKVEEVAVQSDSVPEIPAPEEEEDTLIMASSVKEALEQRMAFYKKQEERAKEQENASKIRRMGRIVKQYEQAMKAHKAGKPVPVDELPTPPGYGPIPVEGGEAPKAAPAPKPTPAPAPAAAGSGQPVKPTAPPRSQPSSSQTTRITGNQVPNSRAEKQLILLLAKQKQFKEAALNAKRKGEIDQAKEFLRTAKGFEPLIEAASCGLPVDLSTLPVSPSAKSQLDNEYDIVMTEECTESDNSNADVLTRLESQLTKQLKMCLSTRDHNKALGDVAGTNRFERLALNVTKDLDLVRLAHRTPGAGVPKFHYENKDFSIVKSFTDLGENDLELTVVRGICYSCNNPKEIDTYVKFDFPFPQDEPFSQRTATVKDTNSPDYNSTFTIPIQRTARTCQRVFKRQSVKFEVYSKGGFFRGDTLIGTATVKLQQLETQCELHDSFDLLEGRKKVGGKLEVRFRLRHPIVSQQVEQVHEKWLVIDN, encoded by the exons ATGTTTAGCGGAAAGAAGGCCGAAAGAAGTAAAAAAGACCGTTCAGGGCGAGATTTATCTCAG TTTGGAATCTTTGACTATTCAACACCTGACTTGAAGTTAGGTGTTGGGGTAAATGACGCCGAAGCTGAGGCCACTGATAGTGACTTAGAAGCAGAGCTAGCCGCCTTAACTGGGGGCGGCGCTCCTAAACCTAAGCGCCCCCCGAGAAAGAAGATTCCTGATGCTGATTTAGATGCAATGGTTGCTGAAAGTATTAAGGACATTCCTTCAGATGAAGAGCTGTCAGGCGATGATGATGATCCAGACCTCTTAAATGAATTAAGCAACATCACAg GAGAAGAGCCTCAGGAAGAAGAGCAGGCTTCTCCAGAGGAATCATCAAGTGACGTAGGGAAGCTTTTAAATGACAGGTTGAAGATGTACGAAGAGGCAGAAAGAAATGCGAAAGCAGCCGGCGAATCGAGCAGGGCAAGACGGTTTAATAGAGGTCTAAAAACCATTAAGGACCTTATCAAACAAGCAAACGCTGGTAGATCCATCAACAATGACGATATTCCTCCAGAAGTCAGTACTGGTGCAAAAAAACCTGTCAGCAACGACACGAACGATTCCCCCACCTCACCGGAACCAACGAGACCGGCACCCCCAGTTCCCACAGAACCAGAACCTGTCCCGGAGAAAACTCCCGAAGAAACTCCCTCACCGCCACCGCAAGTCGACACCCAAGTAGTCGAAATGTTGACTGAACGTAGAAATCAATACAAAATCGCCGCTTTGCGAGCAAAGAAATCCGGCGACAACGCAACTGCCATTAGTTACATTAAAATAGCCAAGCAATTTGAAACGGTTATCGCAGCGGTGATGAACGGCCAACCCGTTGATCTGAGTAGAATGCCGGAACCGCCCCCGGACTCGTCAGAGAAAGTTGAAGAAGTCGCCGTCCAGAGCGACAGCGTACCGGAGATTCCTGCTCCTGAAGAAGAAGAGGATACGCTCATCATGGCGTCGTCAGTAAAGGAAGCTCTGGAGCAAAGAATGGCGTTTTACAAGAAGCAAGAAGAGAGGGCGAAGGAACAAGAAAATGCGAGTAAGATTAGAAGGATGGGGCGAATCGTTAAACAGTACGAACAAGCCATGAAAGCTCACAAAGCTGGAAAGCCTGTGCCGGTGGACGAATTGCCTACTCCACCTGGATACGGACCTATTCCCGTTGAGGGTGGTGAAGCCCCTAAAGCCGCACCTGCGCCTAAACCTACTCCTGCTCCTGCACCTGCCGCAGCGGGATCTGGTCAACCTGTCAAACCAACGGCTCCGCCAAGAAGTCAGCCCTCGAGTTCACAGACTACCAGAATAACAG GAAACCAGGTCCCAAACTCTAGAGCCGAGAAGCAGTTGATTCTACTTCTGGCCAAGCAGAAGCAATTTAAGGAGGCCGCCCTCAACGCCAAACGCAAGGGAGAGATCGACCAAGCTAAGGAATTTTTGAGGACTGCCAAGGGTTTTGAGCCTTTAATCGAAGCCGCCAGTTGCGGTCTGCCCGTAGATTTATCTACTTTACCTGTGTCCCCTTCGGCAAAATCGCAGTTGGATAACGA GTACGACATAGTTATGACGGAAGAATGTACAGAAAGTGATAATTCGAACGCGGATGTGCTTACCAGATTGGAAAGTCAACTGACGAAGCAGCTGAAAATGTGTCTTAGTACCAGAGATCACAATAAAGCTCTTGGTGACGTTGCCGGAACTAATCGTTTCGAAAGATTGGCCTTAAATGTAACTAAAGATTTGGATCTGGTGAGATTAGCTCATCGAACTCCTGGCGCAGGTGTTCCCAAGTTTCATTACGAGAATAAGGATTTTTCAATTGTGAAGAGTTTCACGGATTTGGGTGAGAACGACTTAGAATTAACCGTTGTCAGGGGAATATGTTATTCCTGTAACAACCCCAAAGAGATCGATACGTACGTTAAGTTTGATTTTCCGTTTCCTCAG GATGAGCCCTTCAGTCAAAGGACCGCAACCGTTAAAGATACCAATAGTCCAGACTATAACTCCACTTTTACTATACCAATTCAACGAACTGCAAGGACATGTCAGAGAGTTTTCAAAAGGCAATCTGTTAAGTTTGAAGTTTACTCTAAAGG TGGTTTCTTCCGAGGAGACACTTTAATTGGTACTGCCACAGTCAAATTACAACAATTAGAAACCCAGTGTGAATTGCACGACAGTTTTGAC TTGTTGGAAGGAAGGAAGAAGGTCGGTGGTAAACTGGAGGTCAGATTTAGACTTCGACATCCTATAGTTTCTCAACAGGTAGAACAGGTGCACGAGAAGTGGCTTGTTATTGATAATTAA
- the LOC138130283 gene encoding heat shock protein 60A-like gives MYRLPSTMRSVALNKASRLGQIHRWYAKDVRFGPEVRALMLQGVDVLADAVAVTMGPKGRNVIIEQSWGSPKITKDGVTVAKGVELKDKFQNIGARLVQDVANNTNEEAGDGTTTATVLARSIAKEGFENLGKGANPVEIRKGIMLAVEKITETLKTLSKPVTTPEEICQVATISANGDKSVGNLIADAMKKVGKEGVITVKDGKTLNDELEVIEGFKFDRGYISPYFVNTTKGAKVEYQDALVLLSEKKISSVQSIVPALELANMQKKPLIIVAEDIDGEALTTLVVNRLRIGLQVAAVKAPGFGDNRKATLHDMAIATGGIVFGDEANIVKLEDVQLSDLGQVGEILITKDDTLILKGKGKKDDIGRRADQIKDQIENTTSEYEKEKLQERLARLASGVALLKVGGSSEVEVNEKKDRVNDALNATRAAVEEGIVPGGGTALLRCSHSLDTIKPANNDQSIGIEIVKRALKVPCMTIAKNAGVDGATVVAKVEQQTGDYGYDALNNEYVNMYERGIIDPTKVVRTALIDASGVASLLTTAEAVITEIPKEEPPVPTGMGGMGGMGGMGGMM, from the exons ATGTATCGTCTACCGTCAACCATGAGGTCAGTTGCTTTGAACAAAGCCAGCAGACTCGGCCAAATTCACCGCTGGTACGCCAAAGATGTCCGTTTCGGACCCGAAGTGAGAGCTTTGATGCTCCAAGGTGTCGATGTTCTGGCAGATGCCGTTGCGGTGACTATGGGTCCTAAG GGCCGCAATGTCATCATCGAACAGTCTTGGGGCTCCCCGAAAATTACTAAAGATGGAGTCACCGTTGCCAAAGGAGTTGAACTCAAGGATAAATTCCAAAACATAGGCGCACGATTAGTACAAGATGTGGCCAATAACACAAACGAGGAAGCTGGTGATGGAACAACCACGGCGACAGTATTGGCTCGTTCTATTGCCAAAGAAGGTTTTGAGAATCTTGGCAAAGGAGCCAATCCTGTTGAGATTCGTAAGGGAATCATGTTGGCAGTTGAAAAAATCACTGAAACTCTGAAGACCTTGTCAAAACCTGTGACCACACCTGAGGAAATATGTCAAGTTGCTACAATCTCAGCAAACGGTGATAAATCTGTAGGAAATTTAATTGCTGATGCTATGAAGAAGGTTGGCAAAGAAGGCGTCATTACAGTCAAAGATGGAAAGACCTTGAATGATGAGCTTGAAGTTATAGAAGGGTTTAAGTTTGATCGTGGATATATCTCCCCCTACTTTGTTAACACAACTAAAG GAGCTAAAGTCGAATACCAAGACGCCTTGGTCCTTCTCAGTGAAAAGAAGATATCTTCCGTTCAAAGCATCGTTCCTGCCTTGGAATTGGCAAACATGCAGAAGAAGCCTCTCATTATCGTTGCTGAAGACATTGACGGCGAGGCCTTGACAACTCTCGTCGTCAACAGACTTCGTATTGGTCTTCAAGTCGCCGCTGTGAAGGCGCCAGGTTTCGGTGACAACCGCAAGGCCACTCTTCACGATATGGCCATCGCCACCGGCGGTATCGTCTTTGGAGATGAAGCCAATATTGTCAAATTGGAGGACGTTCAACTCTCCGACCTGGGGCAAGTCGGCGAAATCCTCATCACTAAAGATGACACGCTAATCCTGAAAGGTAAGGGCAAAAAGGATGACATCGGCAGACGTGCAGACCAAATCAAGGaccaaattgaaaatactaCTTCCGAGTACGAGAAGGAAAAATTGCAAGAACGATTGGCCAGACTGGCGTCGGGAGTTGCTTTGCTCAAGGTGGGAGGCAGCAGTGAAGTTGAAGTAAACGAGAAGAAGGACCGAGTGAATGACGCTTTGAATGCAACCAGAGCAGCTGTCGAGGAAGGAATCGTTCCTGGAGGTGGCACCGCTTTGCTCAGGTGCTCTCACAGTTTGGACACCATCAAACCGGCAAATAACGATCAATCCATTG GAATTGAAATTGTTAAGAGGGCGTTGAAAGTACCTTGCATGACTATCGCCAAAAATGCGGGTGTAGATGGGGCCACTGTGGTGGCTAAAGTTGAACAACAAACTGGTGATTACGGCTACGATGCACTCAATAACGAATATGTCAATATGTACGAAAGAGGAATTATTGACCCCACAAAG GTTGTACGCACTGCTCTCATCGACGCATCTGGTGTGGCATCGCTTCTGACCACTGCCGAAGCTGTAATCACGGAAATTCCAAAGGAAGAACCTCCAGTACCCACAGGTATGGGTGGCATGGGCGGAATGGGAGGGATGGGTGGAATGATGTAA
- the MED15 gene encoding mediator of RNA polymerase II transcription subunit 15 — MGDDGSWRTQAFRQSVVSKIDEAIRQSGMNTSRNSLEMENHVFQKAKSKEEYLGYVARLILHVREMNTKKGAGMGVPGANQGAPGVPDPINALQTLAIQGTRNPLMTMGGSQQAPMGAQQQITATNLLQTLNRGPGQAMSNMQQTMQPRPNMGMGPNSGPLPNQINNQMSQMSNQMPNQMTGQIGNQMPNNGINQMPNQIASQMQGPVQNQIGNQMTNQLSGQIQMGGPMQGPMGSQIPNQMMGQIQGNKPGTIMMNAPNAGFPRNSTPNQFLRQSPSPSVQSPAGLSGPPPSNQMVASPALAPSPSSQMSLLGAGGPPRSVGMVPSPGSSLNTPGQPNQSPMGMQDEQAYREKVRQLSKYIEPLRKMIARMGNDGEHVEKLSKMKKLLEILSNPQQRMPLETLKKCEVVLEKLDFKRSDGSVPTSTTAHLPSKEQHVFNPLLEAVNNNLQSSVINHTLHRTFGPTLEALFGPEIKLVPPLKKMRTEEPTSEIPDVLQGEIARLDQRFKVSLDPNQQPGSKSIQLTCWLDDKQLPCVPPISLVVPEDYPKSAPSCHMAAHEYNATQFLSAVQTALVARIKKLPKYFSVSQLLDTWEMSVRQASAPRHVPVFPTTLLMGL; from the exons atggggGATGACGGATCTTGGAGAACCCAAGCCTTCAGGCAAAGTGTTGTTTCTAAAAt TGATGAAGCCATTCGACAGTCTGGCATGAATACATCACGAAACAGTTTAGAGATGGAGAATCATGTTTTCCAAAAAGCAAAAAGTAAAGAAgagtatttaggttatgtggcTAGATTAATTCTGCATGTACGTGAAATGA ACACAAAAAAGGGGGCGGGAATGGGGGTCCCCGGAGCTAATCAAGGAGCCCCAGGCGTCCCCGACCCTATCAACGCGTTACAAACGTTGGCAATCCAAGGTACTCGAAATCCTCTAATGACAATGGGTGGCTCCCAACAAGCACCGATGGGCGCGCAACAGCAAATAACAGCAACCAACCTCCTTCAGACTTTAAACCGCGGTCCTGGTCAAGCTATGAGTAACATGCAGCAAACCATGCAACCTCGTCCCAACATGGGTATGGGACCAAACAGTGGCCCACTTCCGAACCAGATCAACAATCAAATGAGCCAGATGAGCAACCAGATGCCAAATCAAATGACTGGTCAAATTGGCAATCAAATGCCAAACAATGGAATAAATCAAATGCCCAATCAGATAGCCAGCCAGATGCAAGGTCCTGTGCAGAATCAGATTGGCAATCAAATGACCAATCAGCTGTCTGGCCAGATTCAAATGGGAGGACCGATGCAAGGTCCCATGGGAAGCCAAATACCAAATCAGATGATGGGACAAATTCAAGGCAACAAACCTGGGACTATAATGATGAATGCCCCAAATGCAGGGTTTCCCCGAAATTCAACCCCAAATCAGTTTCTCAGACAGAGTCCTTCACCCTCTGTTCAGTCCCCAGCTGGGTTAAGCGGGCCACCTCCGAGCAACCAAATGGTTGCGTCTCCTGCACTGGCTCCCTCGCCTAGTTCACAGATGAGCCTGTTGGGAGCGGGAGGACCTCCAAGATCTGTAGGGATGGTCCCCAGTCCAGGAAGCTCACTTAACACGCCAGGACAACCTAATCAAAGTCCAATGGGAATGCAAGATGAACAAGCCTATCGAGAAAAAGTCAGACAACTCAGCAAATATATAGAGCCACTAAGAAAAATGATTGCTCGAATGGGAAATGATGGCGAAC ACGTGGAAAAACTGAGCAAAATGAAGAAGTTACTGGAGATTTTGTCGAATCCTCAGCAACGGATGCCACTGGAGACTTTAAAAAAGTGTGAAGTTGTGTTGGAGAAACTTGATTTTAAAAGGAGCGACGGAAGTGTTCCCACGTCCACCACGGCGCACTTGCCCAGCAAGGAACAACACGTCTTCAATCCGCTCTTGGAGGCCGTCAACAATAACCTACAGAGCTCCGTCATAAATCATACTCTACATCGCACTTTTGGACCTACTCTGGAAGCTCTGTTTGGCCCAGAAATCAA GTTGGTGCCGCCATTGAAGAAGATGAGGACCGAAGAACCGACCAGCGAGATTCCCGACGTGCTTCAGGGCGAAATCGCGCGACTCGATCAACGTTTCAAAGTTTCTCTCGACCCCAATCAGCAACCCGGCTCCAAGTCAATTCAGCTAACTTGTTGGTTGGATGACAAGCAGTTGCCCTGTGTTCCTCCCATTTCTTTGGTCGTTCCGGAAGACTATCCGAAGTCCGCACCAAGCTGTCACATGGCTGCTCATGAATACAATGCCACTCAATTCTTATCCGCTGTTCAAACGGCACTTGTGGCCAGGATTAAAAAActtccaaaatatttttcagtttcGCAGTTGTTGGATACTTGGGAAATGAGCGTCCGTCAAGCTTCGGCACCCAGGCATGTTCCAGTCTTTCCAACAACTTTGCTCATGGGACTGTAA
- the l(2)gd1 gene encoding coiled-coil and C2 domain-containing protein 1-like isoform X1: MFSGKKAERSKKDRSGRDLSQFGIFDYSTPDLKLGVGVNDAEAEATDSDLEAELAALTGGGAPKPKRPPRKKIPDADLDAMVAESIKDIPSDEELSGDDDDPDLLNELSNITGEEPQEEEQASPEESSSDVGKLLNDRLKMYEEAERNAKAAGESSRARRFNRGLKTIKDLIKQANAGRSINNDDIPPEVSTGAKKPVSNDTNDSPTSPEPTRPAPPVPTEPEPVPEKTPEETPSPPPQVDTQVVEMLTERRNQYKIAALRAKKSGDNATAISYIKIAKQFETVIAAVMNGQPVDLSRMPEPPPDSSEKVEEVAVQSDSVPEIPAPEEEEDTLIMASSVKEALEQRMAFYKKQEERAKEQENASKIRRMGRIVKQYEQAMKAHKAGKPVPVDELPTPPGYGPIPVEGGEAPKAAPAPKPTPAPAPAAAGSGQPVKPTAPPRSQPSSSQTTRITGNQVPNSRAEKQLILLLAKQKQFKEAALNAKRKGEIDQAKEFLRTAKGFEPLIEAASCGLPVDLSTLPVSPSAKSQLDNEYDIVMTEECTESDNSNADVLTRLESQLTKQLKMCLSTRDHNKALGDVAGTNRFERLALNVTKDLDLVRLAHRTPGAGVPKFHYENKDFSIVKSFTDLGENDLELTVVRGICYSCNNPKEIDTYVKFDFPFPQDEPFSQRTATVKDTNSPDYNSTFTIPIQRTARTCQRVFKRQSVKFEVYSKGCWCASDIACCFSGFFRGDTLIGTATVKLQQLETQCELHDSFDLLEGRKKVGGKLEVRFRLRHPIVSQQVEQVHEKWLVIDN, from the exons ATGTTTAGCGGAAAGAAGGCCGAAAGAAGTAAAAAAGACCGTTCAGGGCGAGATTTATCTCAG TTTGGAATCTTTGACTATTCAACACCTGACTTGAAGTTAGGTGTTGGGGTAAATGACGCCGAAGCTGAGGCCACTGATAGTGACTTAGAAGCAGAGCTAGCCGCCTTAACTGGGGGCGGCGCTCCTAAACCTAAGCGCCCCCCGAGAAAGAAGATTCCTGATGCTGATTTAGATGCAATGGTTGCTGAAAGTATTAAGGACATTCCTTCAGATGAAGAGCTGTCAGGCGATGATGATGATCCAGACCTCTTAAATGAATTAAGCAACATCACAg GAGAAGAGCCTCAGGAAGAAGAGCAGGCTTCTCCAGAGGAATCATCAAGTGACGTAGGGAAGCTTTTAAATGACAGGTTGAAGATGTACGAAGAGGCAGAAAGAAATGCGAAAGCAGCCGGCGAATCGAGCAGGGCAAGACGGTTTAATAGAGGTCTAAAAACCATTAAGGACCTTATCAAACAAGCAAACGCTGGTAGATCCATCAACAATGACGATATTCCTCCAGAAGTCAGTACTGGTGCAAAAAAACCTGTCAGCAACGACACGAACGATTCCCCCACCTCACCGGAACCAACGAGACCGGCACCCCCAGTTCCCACAGAACCAGAACCTGTCCCGGAGAAAACTCCCGAAGAAACTCCCTCACCGCCACCGCAAGTCGACACCCAAGTAGTCGAAATGTTGACTGAACGTAGAAATCAATACAAAATCGCCGCTTTGCGAGCAAAGAAATCCGGCGACAACGCAACTGCCATTAGTTACATTAAAATAGCCAAGCAATTTGAAACGGTTATCGCAGCGGTGATGAACGGCCAACCCGTTGATCTGAGTAGAATGCCGGAACCGCCCCCGGACTCGTCAGAGAAAGTTGAAGAAGTCGCCGTCCAGAGCGACAGCGTACCGGAGATTCCTGCTCCTGAAGAAGAAGAGGATACGCTCATCATGGCGTCGTCAGTAAAGGAAGCTCTGGAGCAAAGAATGGCGTTTTACAAGAAGCAAGAAGAGAGGGCGAAGGAACAAGAAAATGCGAGTAAGATTAGAAGGATGGGGCGAATCGTTAAACAGTACGAACAAGCCATGAAAGCTCACAAAGCTGGAAAGCCTGTGCCGGTGGACGAATTGCCTACTCCACCTGGATACGGACCTATTCCCGTTGAGGGTGGTGAAGCCCCTAAAGCCGCACCTGCGCCTAAACCTACTCCTGCTCCTGCACCTGCCGCAGCGGGATCTGGTCAACCTGTCAAACCAACGGCTCCGCCAAGAAGTCAGCCCTCGAGTTCACAGACTACCAGAATAACAG GAAACCAGGTCCCAAACTCTAGAGCCGAGAAGCAGTTGATTCTACTTCTGGCCAAGCAGAAGCAATTTAAGGAGGCCGCCCTCAACGCCAAACGCAAGGGAGAGATCGACCAAGCTAAGGAATTTTTGAGGACTGCCAAGGGTTTTGAGCCTTTAATCGAAGCCGCCAGTTGCGGTCTGCCCGTAGATTTATCTACTTTACCTGTGTCCCCTTCGGCAAAATCGCAGTTGGATAACGA GTACGACATAGTTATGACGGAAGAATGTACAGAAAGTGATAATTCGAACGCGGATGTGCTTACCAGATTGGAAAGTCAACTGACGAAGCAGCTGAAAATGTGTCTTAGTACCAGAGATCACAATAAAGCTCTTGGTGACGTTGCCGGAACTAATCGTTTCGAAAGATTGGCCTTAAATGTAACTAAAGATTTGGATCTGGTGAGATTAGCTCATCGAACTCCTGGCGCAGGTGTTCCCAAGTTTCATTACGAGAATAAGGATTTTTCAATTGTGAAGAGTTTCACGGATTTGGGTGAGAACGACTTAGAATTAACCGTTGTCAGGGGAATATGTTATTCCTGTAACAACCCCAAAGAGATCGATACGTACGTTAAGTTTGATTTTCCGTTTCCTCAG GATGAGCCCTTCAGTCAAAGGACCGCAACCGTTAAAGATACCAATAGTCCAGACTATAACTCCACTTTTACTATACCAATTCAACGAACTGCAAGGACATGTCAGAGAGTTTTCAAAAGGCAATCTGTTAAGTTTGAAGTTTACTCTAAAGG CTGCTGGTGCGCTAGCGACATTGCTTGTTGTTTCAGTGGTTTCTTCCGAGGAGACACTTTAATTGGTACTGCCACAGTCAAATTACAACAATTAGAAACCCAGTGTGAATTGCACGACAGTTTTGAC TTGTTGGAAGGAAGGAAGAAGGTCGGTGGTAAACTGGAGGTCAGATTTAGACTTCGACATCCTATAGTTTCTCAACAGGTAGAACAGGTGCACGAGAAGTGGCTTGTTATTGATAATTAA